A part of Syntrophorhabdaceae bacterium genomic DNA contains:
- a CDS encoding SAM-dependent chlorinase/fluorinase — translation MKIITLLTDFGTKDPYAGIMKGVILSINPGVTIVDITHEVDPQDIREGAFIVEEYYRYFPDDTVHLCVVDPTVGSNRRPIIVTKDNHFFVGPDNGIFTLLYKSGYEAYEIDTVSIANMRGRLWQLPLTEGATQAPVIESPEFMRREVSSTFHGRDIFAPAAAYLSTGFHPSAFGRMIPDTVRFADISPVIEDNCLVGEVVRFDRFGNAITNIHVDTLERFIQGRSFTISINDLSFTTICKSYYENDYTCLTGSSGYLEFGYYRGNLREKKGILKGQAVTVIPA, via the coding sequence ATGAAGATCATAACCCTCTTAACCGATTTCGGGACGAAAGACCCCTATGCCGGCATCATGAAAGGGGTCATCCTTTCCATCAATCCCGGCGTGACGATCGTGGATATCACCCACGAGGTGGATCCCCAGGACATCAGGGAAGGCGCGTTCATCGTTGAAGAGTATTACCGGTATTTCCCGGACGACACGGTCCACCTCTGCGTCGTTGACCCTACTGTCGGGAGCAACAGGCGTCCCATTATCGTCACGAAGGACAATCATTTCTTCGTCGGTCCCGACAACGGCATCTTCACCCTCCTTTATAAAAGCGGATACGAGGCATATGAAATCGATACTGTGAGTATAGCGAACATGAGGGGGAGGCTCTGGCAGCTTCCGCTGACGGAGGGGGCGACGCAAGCCCCAGTAATAGAAAGTCCGGAGTTCATGCGCAGGGAGGTTAGCTCCACCTTTCATGGACGGGACATCTTCGCGCCTGCCGCTGCCTACCTGTCAACGGGATTCCATCCATCTGCCTTCGGGAGGATGATACCCGATACGGTTCGGTTTGCAGACATATCCCCTGTCATTGAAGATAACTGCCTTGTCGGCGAGGTTGTACGCTTCGACCGTTTCGGGAACGCGATCACGAACATCCACGTCGACACCCTCGAGCGATTCATCCAGGGCAGATCATTTACGATCAGCATCAATGACCTGTCGTTTACAACCATCTGCAAAAGTTATTACGAAAATGATTATACGTGCCTGACCGGAAGCTCCGGGTATCTTGAGTTCGGGTATTACCGCGGCAATCTCAGAGAGAAGAAGGGGATCCTAAAGGGGCAGGCTGTAACTGTCATTCCAGCATGA